The following DNA comes from Camelina sativa cultivar DH55 chromosome 14, Cs, whole genome shotgun sequence.
TGATTACATCATCATCATGGGAGGAGCTTGCTCAAGGAAGAGAGATCAACAAGTTGAAGATATTTTAAACAGAGGTGTTTCTGGCAAATATAGCAAGAGTTCTAGTTCCAAATGGTTAGCTACTTCCCTCTCTAGGTCTGGCTCCGATGTTAAACGTAATCATGGAGGATGCCCATCTCTTATGGACCTCTGTCTCCGCAAGATACAGGAGGTACATATTGTTTTCACTTACTTACCAGCCtgttgattattatttttttttggtataaacaTGACCAAAatgttttgacttttctttttgttgcatTGCAGGACATAGATAGATACACCAAGTTCTCTGACCTACCGAGGGATATCAGTCAGCAGATTTTTGATGAATTGGTGTATTCCCAGCGCTTAACTTTAAAGTCTCTCGAGGCATTTCGGGACTGTGCAATCCAGGTAAATTTCCTTGGTGTTTCTCTTGTTCCCAttcttgtttatttgtatataaacaTATCATTGACTGACTCACAATTTTTGTGAAAGCAGGATCTTTACTTGGGAGAATACCCTGGAGTTAATGATGACTGGATGGATGTCATCTCCTCGCAGAGTACATCTTTGCTTTCTGTTGATTTTTCTGGGTCTGATATCACAGACTCTGCCCTGGTTTCTTTAAAAGCTTGCAACAACCTCGAATCCTTAAACTTTAATTTCTGTGATCAGATATCAAACCATGGGCTTGCGCATCTCAGCGGTAAACTTTGCTCTTTTTTCAgacatttcaatatttttttatgcgtaccaaactgtattttttatGTGGATGTTTCCTAAGCGTAGCTGCTACATTACAGTTAGACCTGACGCACTTACTTTCATTTACTTGGTGGATTTTATTTAACGCGAATGATAACTATATCACAAACTATTTCAGGCCTCTCAAATTTGACAAGCCTGAGCTTCAGAAGAAATGCTGCAATCACTGCACAAGGCATGCGTGCTTTTTCCAACTTGGTTAACATGAAGAAATTAGATCTTGAGAAGTGTCCCGGGATTCACGGTGGGCTCATTCACCTGCGAGGTACATAGCTTCGTGTTTTGGTGTGATAATTGCCAGTTTTCTGACATACTCTGTTATTGAGAGTTCTATATGATATGTGCACACTGATGAATCCACCCAAAGCCATGTAAGTTATGATTTTCTACAATCTGCAGCCTACACAGATATGGGTATTGGGTGGCATTTGACTTGGAAAATGCTAATATCAATCCTGCATCCTATTTTTCCGTCTGATTAAGCAATTTCTTTTCCAGGTTTAACCAAACTAGAGTCCTTGAACATAAAGTGGTGCAACTGCATAACGGATTCAGACATAGAGCCTCTCTCAGGTAGCAAAAACATGCGTCAATCTCACATATTTTCTTAACTTTTCCCTGTAGAGATGTGCTTATTCCTTTTTGCTTCAGAACTTTCAAATCTGAGGAGCCTACAGATTTGCTGCAGTAAGATTACTGATTTTGGTATTAGCTACCTTGAAGGTAGGAGTTTTGATTATTATACTCCAGTTTTTTACCATTTGTCTCACATCTTCTTGGTGTAGACTTAGCTCGATTCATTTCTCCCACTTGCTTGCTTCAGGGCTAAAAAAGCTTAATTTATTGAACTTGGAGGGGTGCCGTCATGTTACTGCTGCATGCTTGAATACACTCACAGGTTTGTATAGCCATCCTTATTGTTGTATCTAAGCTTTCTTGTATGCTGATATATTTTGGAGTTTTGCCATTTGAACTTATAGGAgtccattttcttttgtttatgtagCTCTTAAAGAATTGATGTTTTTGAACCTCAATAGATGTAATTTTTCAGACAGCGGGTGTGAAAAGTTTTCAGGTGAGTGTTACCTGACTTCCTCGCAGTTGAAAAACGTTTGTTTTCTTAGCGAAAAACTCTTCAGTCTGGGATAACTTGTTTCATGCATCTTTGTAGACTTAACTAATTTGAAGATATTAAACTTGGGCATGAACAACATTACAAATTCATGCTTGATCCACCTGAAAGGTTTATCTCACTTTCTTACTATGTTCCATTTCCActattttcttgatttcatcTCTCTACCATTTCGTGCTGTCTGCTAGATTTCTAATCAAAATGAATTACCTTCTCAGGGTTGATAAAGTTGGAGAGCTTAAACTTGGATTCATGCAGAATTGGTGATGAAGGACTGATACATTTATCAGGTTATTGCTACTTCCGTTTCTGCTCTTATCACGGACTTTCCGGTATTCATATATAGTCATGTGGTATTAGGTATGCTTGGGTTGAAATCTCTGGAGTTGTCCGATACCGAAGTAGGAAGCAATGGGCTTCGCCATCTCTCTGGTACAACATTTTTTCCTTCCTCTGTCCTTTCCATTTTGTATCGTTTGTTATCTTTGGCCTTATGCTCATTGCatttatattactatatataggCCTGTCCAACCTAGAGAGCATAAACTTGTCATTCACTGTTGTAACCGATAGTGGTTTAAGGAAATTATCTGGTTTGACATCTCTTCGTACACTGAATCTGGATGCTCGTCATGTTACTGATGCTGGTCTTTCCGCACTCACAAGTAAGTCGTTCCAATGCGTCCATAAAATGTGACTGTCAACAAGTTATATTTGCCTTTGTATGATGTTGTTACAGGTTGTCCTAAGTAAAATCCAATTCCAACCCGTCTGTTTTTGTTCTAGGTTTGACAGGGTTGACTCACCTCGATCTCTTTGGTGCTCGTATCACAGATTCTGGAACAAATCACCTACGAAGTAAGTCTAATGTGTATCATCTATTCCATCGTTTGAGATTTGCCTCGTCTACCTTTTCATGGTTTTCTTTTGATACAGACCTGAAGAAACTTCAGTCACTTGAAATATGTGGTGGTGGATTAACAGATGCTGGTGTCAAGAACATAAAAGATCTTTCATCCCTCACTCTCCTCAATCTATCACAAAACTCCAATCTCACAGACAAAACACTGGAGTTTATTTCTGGTAAGGATACAGTCATACAAGTCTTGACTTGGTCAGACAAATCATTTGCTCCTGTAATCTGAACCATGATCTCATGGACCCGCAGGATTGACTGGTTTGGTCTCTCTAAACGTTTCAAACTCTCGAGTATCAACCTCAGGACTACGACACCTGAAGCCATTGAAGAACCTGAGATCTCTGACCTTGGAGTCCTGCAAACTCTCTGCTAACGACATCAGGAAGCTTCAGGCGACTGATCTGCCACACCTAGTCAACTTCCGTcctgaataaaattatttgtcaaAAGGACAAAGTCACGAACTCTGTAAATAGGATCGATCTCTTGTGGTCTCAGAAAAAAGCCACCGCTCTTATATATATCGTCTAAAGCTATGCTCTTCTTCGGGATTATTTGCTGAAGAAACTGTAAATAAAGCTTCTTTCCAAGCTATGTTTGGACCTTTGATGGCTCTTCTAATGTGATCGGCTTCTGGGATctgtttggtttgtgtttctaCTGAAGTGAGTGAACAAACAAATGTCACTGTCAGAAGAAACAGATCACtgattgtaaatatttatatgtaaattcgatatatcatatgtattatataaatgAGAATCCTTTCTGGCACAAGAAAATCTAAaggtaaaaaagtaaaaaaactcggaaacggaaagagagagagaaacaacagCAGTTACTTTGTTCATCCAACTTTACTACTGCTGAATTACTGTGAAAATATGTTACATCTAAACATGTTAGAATCTCTGGGTCATAAACCTTtctaccaaaaatataaaaagaaaacgaaaaagtctttaaaaaaagaagaaatcaggGAGGCAGGTGACTCTCCATTCAGATCAGATTATCTCTGTGGCTGATCAGAGGCAGGGGCTCCAGCGGAAGATGCAGTCACTGCGCCGCTAGCTGATCCGTTCTCAGCTGGTGGAGCGACTCCCCATTTACCTTCGGACTCAAGCGGGTCAAATATGTGAACTCCTCCGTCTGAGAGACCAACCGCAAACATGTTTGGTTCTTGCGGATGTGCTGCAATCACTAGTGGATGTACGTTGGAATTGCTGCACAAATgaataaaagaagagatttaTGAGCTGAAACTTCTTTCCGAAACTTAAAAGATTGCTTTTGAAGGAATGATTGCTGTTGAAAATTTCAAGATTCTTCTCCTCTGTTTACCTGAGACTAGCTGGTAGATACGCAGAAGGGTTGACCCGACAACGCAATCTTAGGTTTGCAGAGCTAAATACACAAACTGTTGCATCCATAAAACTCGCGTAGACCAATTGGCTATCGCATGAGAAAGTGGCATGAGTGATCGGAGCTAATGATTCTCGCGCAGCCCACTGAAACAAAGCAATCATTAATCatcttttcaaaaaacaaaaacaaaaaatgtagatcttagggagaaagagagagagagagaggactgTATAACTAAAATACCTGTTTCATGCATTCGAGCTTGGTAGTTTCGTAAATGGCGAGCTGTGTCTCGTGCACAACGAGGAAGTGAGCTTGATCTTGATGGAACTGAACACGAGTATCTGACAGTGCAGTGCTTGGTCTTCCCTGCGGAAGAGGAAGAACCTTGCTTCTCTGCTTCTCCCATCCATCTGTGTTCCAAACACATagctgcaacaaaaacaaaaacgtttaAAGACCATTGATCTTGTATTCATTTGActcccaaaaaacaaaacaagatggTTAAAGGCGGGAACCTGAGCATCTGCTCCAGAAGAAACCAGCACGTTTAATACGTTGGAGAAGGCAAGACCAGTTATTCTCTTTGAATGACCTTTAAGCTTGCTCTTCACCTGCGCAAGCAAACAAGGAACATGTTGACCATcatatgaacaaacaaaaaactgcTTCTTCTATTCCACATTCTTCATTTAAGAATTTTTAATCATTACCTCATCAACACGGACGTTATAAATCTGAATCGTACTATCATCCATTCCAATAGCGATGATATTGTTGTCTTGAGGATGGAAAGCAAGAAAAGTTGCAGCAGGCGGTGGTGGCATGAAAGTAGCCATCGTCTGCAAATTATTAGCCAAGAACAGTCAATCAAAATGCATACACAAATAATCAAATCGTAAGCATATGTGTGTGTCCCCATTACCTTAAACGTCATCATGTTAAATAAGGAGATCTTTCCTCCGGAGGCTGACATTACATATGAGTCATTCTTGGATAAAGCAAAACAAGGTACAGCTTCCTCGGGATTGGTTTCAGCAACGTCGTTAGTCATTAGGATCCCACTTGCTGGTTGCCATTGCTGAGGCGGTAAAGAAGCTGTCGCCTACACGGAAAATAAAGATGTAGAGGTCAGTGACACTAATCATTATTTGtccaagaaagagagagagtcaatGTCACCTTTCCAGTTGCGTTGCGGTCATTCCGCTGCCATTTCCATAGAAGATGAATAGCGTTTGATGCCAAAGCCAAGATAGCGTTTCCCGAATTCGTGAAAATCAATCTTGATATCTGCAAAGAGTCATCGGttttattgttagaaaaaaaacatcagttTATATGTAGCCTATACATGGCTCACAAAATGTAGATATGTATACCTTGGCGACTCTCAGATTCTCAGGGAGTCTCAGTGACCTGCATTGAGAAGGCTCGCTGACTTCAGTAAGCTTCCATATCTTAGACTTATCATTTGATTCTTCTGTAATCACTGGCTTCACATCCACCATATTCCGCGAATCACCATTCTATAAAAAGCAAGTGATGGTGAATGATGGAAAGATAAGAAGAGAAAGGTTAgggaaagaacaacaaaattatatttcttaCCATTCCTTGGATGGAAACTACATTGGCTGATCGATCTGCGAGTCCAGCACTCGTTGCTGCAGCTGCCGCTGCCGCTGCGATGCTGTTTATCGCAGGCTGCAAATGTAGAAATTGAGTGTTGATAAAATCTTTCAATGGAGGGTAAGTTACTTAAAGCTTATCTTAGATTTAAAGTACCTTGGAGGATTCAGATGAAATGTTCTCAAAAGTGTGCAATAGCCTTAGACCATCTGAGTTTGCCATAACCTTGATCACATTCTCGTTTGCAGACACGGCCAGGAGAGAGCCTTCCTTGTTAAAGCGGATACGCGGGCTTGCCTAGTTTAACGTTTAGAAGcacaattaaagaagaaaatccaaaaaagtatctaaaaactaatcaaattagggtttttctatcCGCGTACCTGGAGGCCTCCATCACCATCAATGGCAGTTAAAAGCTGTACAGTGTCCATATCCCAGAACTTAATGGAGTAATCATCACCAGCAGCTAGATAACGGTTTTTAGTTGTATCAAACTGCACAACACCGAGAGAACGCTTGTGGAATCCTTGGTAAGTTCTTTTAACAGCTCCTTCGCTTTCATTCCACTCAACAATGAAAGACTCTCCATCTTTACTCGNNNNNNNNNNNNNNNNNNNNNNNNNNNNNNNNNNNNNNNNNNNNNNNNNNNNNNNNNNNNNNNNNNNNNNNNNNNNNNNNNNNNNNNNNNNNNNNNNNNNNNNNNNNNNNNNNNNNNNNNNNNNNNNNNNNNNNNNNNNNNNNNNNNNNNNNNNNNNNNNNNNNNNNNNNNNNNNNNNNNNNNNNNNNNNNNNNNNNNNNNNNNNNNNNNNNNNNNNNNNNNNNNNNNNNNNNNNNNNNNNNNNNNNNNNNNNNNNNNNNNNNNNNNNNNNNNNNNNNNNNNNNNNNNNNNNNNNNNNNNNNNNNNNNNNNNNNNNNNNNNNNNNNNNNNNNNNNNNNNNNNNNNNNNNNNNNNNNNNNNNNNNNNNNNNNNNNNNNNNNNNNNNNNNNNNNNNNNNNNNNNNNNNNNNNNNNNNNNNNNNNNNNNNNNNNNNNNNNNNNNNNNNNNNNNNNNNNNNNNNNNNNNNNNNNNNNNNNNNNNNNNNNNNNNNNNNNNNNNNNNNNNNNNNNNNNNNNNNNNNNNNNNNNNNNNNNNNNNNNNATACACAGAGCAAGAAACAAACCTAGAAGCAGAGTCTGTTTGATTGGATGAAAGTCCATGCTCATGGGAGATGAGCCCTGAGACAAAGTTCGTGCAACTGTTTTAGGCAAGTCATCAGGTGCTTTGAAAGCTGCTGAAGTATGACCATGACCCTGCCCTGGAAATGACATCGGTAACATGTTCACACCTAGATTCACCTCATCAGTGATTCCCATTGGCCTTGTTCTTTTTGAGACATGTTCAGAATCCGCTGATGGGTAGTCTAAAGCGGCATTAGTTGGAGGAGTTCTCGGGTGCTTCAATGCCGCTATACCAAAATAAGAAAGGAGTTCCATTGTAAGCACATTGCAGAGATCACACAAAGTTTGTCTGAAGTAACACGCATTTGATAAGCANTAGTGAGGACAGACAGAGTAAACAGGAGCTTCATGGCCTTCAAAGGTATGCCTTTTGACACCTGTTGCAGCGTCCCAGACCTTTATGGTTTTGTCATCACCACAGGTTATCACACATAGTTGCTTGTTTGGAGTCGAGAAGGAAATATCATTCACACCACCAACATGAGCATCAATCTGAAATAATCACGATATTACAAGAGAATCCCCAAGGGAAAAAGATTGTTAAAGGAGAGAGAGCTTGTGAATGTTCTGAGACCTCAAGGTGTTGCCTCATGTCTTCGCCTCCGTGATAAGAGTATAGTTGTACAATATGTCTAGAGTAAGCAACTCCTGCAATTGAGAACGTTGGGCTGACTTATAAAGTTGCAATCATGAGCAGATTTGAATTTAAAGGTGAGTTCTTTACCAAACAAGGAACCGTCAGGGCTCCATATCACACGGTTGACAGAAACGACAGGTTCTTTCACCAGAGCAGCCTGAAGACACAAATACTTAGTCATTGCAGATTCAATAACATAAACCAGTACTgatgttttgttgttgctatgCATAGGCACCTGTAAGGGCATTGAACATTTACTCAAGTCCCAAACTTTGAAGGTCTTCTGTACTAATCTTTCCCGAGAACCAACTTCCCACAGCCCAATATCTCCTACATTTGTACCAACTGGTACAACAACGCAATCAAGTTAGAAGGTCGTTGATGATTATAAGTAATTACATGAAATACACATACACAGAGCAAGAAACAAACCTAGAAGCAGAGTCTGTTTGATTGGATGAAAGTCCATGCTCATGGGAGATGAGCCCTGAGACAAAGTTCGTGCAACTGTTTTAGGCAAGTCATCAGGTGCTTTGAAAGCTGCTGAAGTATGACCATGACCCTGCCCTGGAAATGACATCGGTAACATGTTCACACCTAGATTCACCTCATCAGTGATTCCCATTGGCCTTGTTCTTTTTGAGACATGTTCAGAATCCGCTGATGGGTAGTCTAAAGCGGCATTAGTTGGAGGAGTTCTCGGGTGCTTCAATGCCGCTATACCAAAATAAGAAAGGAGTTCCATTGTAAGCACATTGCAGAGATCACACAAAGTTTGTCTGAAGTAACACGCATTTGATAAGCAAATAGTACCTGAGATCGATGGACCACCAAGGGCAATGGCTCCTGCGGAGACAGCTGGATGTGGGACAGAGGATGGACTAGACATCCAACCAGCAAGAGGCGTTGGAACGGGTGAGGCCGTTGGTTGAAATGGCTGGAGACAAAAGGGACAATCAAACACTTGGCCTcattaaacaataaaatataaaatgacagaTATTAAATTACCCCGTGTGCGCCTAAAGGAGGAAATCCTCCAGCTTNTACACATACACAGAGCAAGAAACAAACCTAGAAGCAGAGTCTGTTTGATTGGATGAAAGTCCATGCTCATGGGAGATGAGCCCTGAGACAAAGTTCGTGCAACTGTTTTAGGCAAGTCATCAGGTGCTTTGAAAGCTGCTGAAGTATGACCATGACCCTGCCCTGGAAATGACATCGGTAACATGTTCACACCTAGATTCACCTCATCAGTGATTCCCATTGGCCTTGTTCTTTTTGAGACATGTTCAGAATCCGCTGATGGGTAGTCTAAAGCGGCATTAGTTGGAGGAGTTCTCGGGTGCTTCAATGCCGCTATACCAAAATAAGAAAGGAGTTCCATTGTAAGCACATTGCAGAGATCACACAAAGTTTGTCTGAAGTAACACGCATTTGATAAGCAAATAGTACCTGAGATCGATGGACCACCAAGGGCAATGGCTCCTGCGGAGACAGCTGGATGTGGGACAGAGGATGGACTAGACATCCAACCAGCAAGAGGCGTTGGAACGGGTGAGGCCGTTGGTTGAAATGGCTGGAGACAAAAGGGACAATCAAACACTTGGCCTcattaaacaataaaatataaaatgacagaTATTAAATTACCCCGTGTGCGCCTAAAGGAGGAAATCCTCCAGCTTTTGGTATTCCACCAAGCAGTGGATTGTTCACAGGGGATGGAGCCCGTGCGCCATTTGGAGGGCCACAAGAGTGATCCACAAAAAGTGTCTTTATATCTGGATTTGGCCTTGGATTTTTACAAAGCTGATGTTGCCAATTCAAGCTGCAAGTTATGCAGTAACAAAAGATGGAATGAGTTAATAATATGCCAAACAAATTGAAGTGAATGAGACAAAATGATTAAGAGATAAAGCAATTATTAACCTCTGGTTGATCAAAGTCCTCAGCCTTGAGTTTCTAAGAGTAGGAAACTGCAATTTATCACGGAACAACGGGTTCGCCTCAATCAGCTTCTTGAGTTCCACCAACATGATAGCTCTTGCAGACTTGGTGTCCCCATACTTGGACAACTGTTCATTCTCCCTAAAAGTTCATCAAGCTCAAAACACTTAATCATCTGCATCATCGTTCTTTTGAACCACGGgtgtgaataataataaaaaagcttTAGACTTTACCGGAAGTTCTCTAACGTCAAGAGCTGCGTAATTTCCTTGAAAAGCTCCTcattaaaagttgaaaacacTTTTAAATCCTT
Coding sequences within:
- the LOC104755887 gene encoding protein TOPLESS (The sequence of the model RefSeq protein was modified relative to this genomic sequence to represent the inferred CDS: added 161 bases not found in genome assembly), with product MSSLSRELVFLILQFLDEEKFKETVHKLEQESGFFFNMKYFEDEVHNGNWDEVEKYLSGFTKVDDNRYSMKIFFEIRKQKYLEALDKHDRPKAVDILVKDLKVFSTFNEELFKEITQLLTLENFRENEQLSKYGDTKSARAIMLVELKKLIEANPLFRDKLQFPTLRNSRLRTLINQSLNWQHQLCKNPRPNPDIKTLFVDHSCGPPNGARAPSPVNNPLLGGIPKAGGFPPLGAHGPFQPTASPVPTPLAGWMSSPSSVPHPAVSAGAIALGGPSISAALKHPRTPPTNAALDYPSADSEHVSKRTRPMGITDEVNLGVNMLPMSFPGQGHGHTSAAFKAPDDLPKTVARTLSQGSSPMSMDFHPIKQTLLLAGGFPPLGAHGPFQPTASPVPTPLAGWMSSPSSVPHPAVSAGAIALGGPSISAALKHPRTPPTNAALDYPSADSEHVSKRTRPMGITDEVNLGVNMLPMSFPGQGHGHTSAAFKAPDDLPKTVARTLSQGSSPMSMDFHPIKQTLLLVGTNVGDIGLWEVGSRERLVQKTFKVWDLSKCSMPLQAALVKEPVVSVNRVIWSPDGSLFGVAYSRHIVQLYSYHGGEDMRQHLEIDAHVGGVNDISFSTPNKQLCVITCGDDKTIKVWDAATGVKRHTFEGHEAPVYSVCPHYKENIQFIFSTALDGKIKAWLYDNMGSRVDYDAPGRWCTTMAYSADGTRLFSCGTSKDGESFIVEWNESEGAVKRTYQGFHKRSLGVVQFDTTKNRYLAAGDDYSIKFWDMDTVQLLTAIDGDGGLQASPRIRFNKEGSLLAVSANENVIKVMANSDGLRLLHTFENISSESSKPAINSIAAAAAAAATSAGLADRSANVVSIQGMNGDSRNMVDVKPVITEESNDKSKIWKLTEVSEPSQCRSLRLPENLRVAKISRLIFTNSGNAILALASNAIHLLWKWQRNDRNATGKATASLPPQQWQPASGILMTNDVAETNPEEAVPCFALSKNDSYVMSASGGKISLFNMMTFKTMATFMPPPPAATFLAFHPQDNNIIAIGMDDSTIQIYNVRVDEVKSKLKGHSKRITGLAFSNVLNVLVSSGADAQLCVWNTDGWEKQRSKVLPLPQGRPSTALSDTRVQFHQDQAHFLVVHETQLAIYETTKLECMKQWAARESLAPITHATFSCDSQLVYASFMDATVCVFSSANLRLRCRVNPSAYLPASLSNSNVHPLVIAAHPQEPNMFAVGLSDGGVHIFDPLESEGKWGVAPPAENGSASGAVTASSAGAPASDQPQR
- the LOC104740259 gene encoding F-box/LRR-repeat protein 14-like; this encodes MFLDYIIIMGGACSRKRDQQVEDILNRGVSGKYSKSSSSKWLATSLSRSGSDVKRNHGGCPSLMDLCLRKIQEDIDRYTKFSDLPRDISQQIFDELVYSQRLTLKSLEAFRDCAIQDLYLGEYPGVNDDWMDVISSQSTSLLSVDFSGSDITDSALVSLKACNNLESLNFNFCDQISNHGLAHLSGLSNLTSLSFRRNAAITAQGMRAFSNLVNMKKLDLEKCPGIHGGLIHLRGLTKLESLNIKWCNCITDSDIEPLSELSNLRSLQICCSKITDFGISYLEGLKKLNLLNLEGCRHVTAACLNTLTALKELMFLNLNRCNFSDSGCEKFSDLTNLKILNLGMNNITNSCLIHLKGLIKLESLNLDSCRIGDEGLIHLSGMLGLKSLELSDTEVGSNGLRHLSGLSNLESINLSFTVVTDSGLRKLSGLTSLRTLNLDARHVTDAGLSALTSLTGLTHLDLFGARITDSGTNHLRNLKKLQSLEICGGGLTDAGVKNIKDLSSLTLLNLSQNSNLTDKTLEFISGLTGLVSLNVSNSRVSTSGLRHLKPLKNLRSLTLESCKLSANDIRKLQATDLPHLVNFRPE